aaaacttttcaaaagacACTGATAACACCGAGGCACCAAAATAATAAGTATATGCCCTGTGGGCAATATGATGTATACCATATAAAGTCGTAATGCACTGCTCTCAGCAGAATAACATCCCAACACTACGAAATGAGACTTttaaaaagaacagaatatttttcttcctgtttAAGCAGTACACACTGTCTTTTTAAAGGCCACCAGAAGAAGGTAGTGCATATCAATGAGTCCAAAGCGCTTTAAAGAATGGCAATATTATAAGATAGTAATGTATGTGTGTGAGTTGAGAAGCGATGGCTTATAGGGCTTATATTCCTTTTAATCGAAGTGTTTTGTACCTGCTTACTAAAAACCAATAATTATAACCAGCACATCTCAGAACGATGAGAGAGATCAAGAGTTCCAAATGGATGAAATGACTTGGAGACAGTGGATCAATAATGCGCTAAAACGCTCACATGGAATATACGGTGAAGGGATTGAGTACTACATTTTGAATCGAGACGAAAAGATCATATACTTGAAGGTCAATTATACAGATGCTACACTCTTTAGTAGTGCCCTGGCTACTTACACATCCTCAGACGAACTGCTAGGGTTTCCACTAGTTGTTAACATAATACAAGAGACGCCGTACttgaaagagttgaagaCTAATGACGATGATAAATTATGGTTCAATAATGAACTGAATGAAATAGATGATGAGTAAAGCAAAAAAAGGGCACTACATGAAGAAACGCGACCGTATTTACTCGTTACTGTTATTATGTATTGAAATGGACAGATAAATAACTATGCCCATTGAAAGAATTTACAAGAAGCCTCTTTGTTCCTGTCATCGCCTCTGCTTCTTCGACAGATCCAGAACTTCTTCCCAGGATTGCTGGAGgtttttgatgtttttaGAGTCGCTTCTTCCCCGTGGTCACACAAAGGTGGGTCACCAAAGGCGTTCTTGAAAAAGGGA
This DNA window, taken from Huiozyma naganishii CBS 8797 chromosome 7, complete genome, encodes the following:
- the POP8 gene encoding ribonuclease P (similar to Saccharomyces cerevisiae POP8 (YBL018C); ancestral locus Anc_8.164), producing MDEMTWRQWINNALKRSHGIYGEGIEYYILNRDEKIIYLKVNYTDATLFSSALATYTSSDELLGFPLVVNIIQETPYLKELKTNDDDKLWFNNELNEIDDE